The Panicum hallii strain FIL2 chromosome 5, PHallii_v3.1, whole genome shotgun sequence genome contains the following window.
AGGATGTGTCGGTGATCTCAAGAACCACCgggtcgccggcgacggcggcgtctTCCCCGTCGCCGGCGAAGGCCATGGCCGTGGCGCTCGGTTATGGGCTGATTGCTTCCCGTGTTCCGTGAGGCGGGCCGTCGGTCGGAGTTGGCCACAGCCCAACTCCAACTCCAGAGTGCCAAGGCCCACCAGAATTGTTGATTTCTTCTTCTTTATGTATGTGCTGCAAAAATCGAGAACTGTTGATTACGAAGCACTGAGATTTGTTCCAACACAGTACTCGCATCGAGAAACGGGTTTTGGATTTTCTAGGTACCAAATCTCAGGATCTGAAATTATCGAGACACACTAGTGGTTTTGGTTTTGGATTTTTTATTTTCTATCAAGAAACAAAATACAAAATCACCAGTGATAAAAAAAAATAGCAAAGTCTGGTAATCAAAATTCTCATGAGGGAATGGAAACTATATATAACTTTGTTTCATGTTTACTTGCAATCTATTTTGGTTATACAAAAGTTTTATTTTCAAATCAAGACACACATCGATGGAGGGACCATGAATACCAGACCAGCACACTGTAATTTCATATATAATGGATTACAACCGTGATCAATCATCGTCTTGGTGGGTCGATTCATGCATGCTGTAGAAGATATATGTGTATACAGATGAAAGGTTTGAAATTGaaccagctagctagctagctgctgctTATTTCTTCTGATCTTGTCTTTCTTCCAAATCGTCATGGAAAAATATATATGACTACATATATACTACTGTGTCGTGGTTATTACTGCATGCATTCTGCGTTATCGATGATGGGccagtagtacgtgcatgcatgcatgccagGTGCCAGCCGGGCGATGCAGATCGTCGATGTATTAATTATTCCATGTCGTCGGTGACCATCGCAATAGCCGGTCCTCCGAtgcttgcggcggcggcctctTGGCGGCGGCCAAACCGTGCGACGGCGCAGTCCGCGGAGAACAAGCCGGAGGAGAGGTAGTCCGGCGCGCCACCCATGACCGGCATGTTGGACTTGACGTCGAGCTTGTTGACGTAATCAGGGCGATAGGTCTGGCCGAGGACGCCGTGGACGTCGTCGGTGAGGTCGTAGAACTTGAAGCCGAGGTCCAGGTGCGCCAGGCTGTCGTCGTCGGTGACGCCGTAGTTGTGGATCCGCGAGTCCTCGGCCGTGATGGGCACGACGTTGGCCATGATGCGGAAGACGCCCCTGAGCTCGACGACGACGGTGTTGACCTGCGCGGTCCTGGTGACGGAGAGCGCCGGCGCGGTGGGCGGCGCCCACCTGGAGCCGACGAAGCGGGGCAGCGCGACGTCCTCGTCGTCGAAGGCGATGGTGaggtggtcggcggcggcgtcccaCTTGGCGGTCTTGACGGCGCCGACGTAGAGGCGGTGGTGGGCGAAGCGGATGccgagggcctggatccaggtGAAGTCGCGGCTCATGGCGGGGTTGCGCTTGCCGATGAAGTGGGCGTTGATGTGGAGGTGGGCGTCGGAGACGACGCAGAAGTCCTTGTCCTTCTTGCCGTGGAAGTAGAAGTTGTTGCCGTCGGCGCCGGTGAAGCGAGGGTCGCCGCAGGACACGCCGGGGTAGAAGTCGCACACTTGCAGTTGCAGTGATGAATAATTAATCATCAGGATATATACATTAATTATATATGTAAGAAAATGAAAACAATGGAGCGGCTGGGGCATGCATGCATACGGCAGAAGGTCTTGCAGCTGGGGCACTGGATGAGGCACTTGTGAGGGCATCGGTTGTTGCAGCTGACCGTGCAAGTGGTCCTGTTAGTCTTGGTGTTGGTGCACTTGAGCTGCGTGTTCTTATTCTTACTCGACGGGGTGGCCACCGTCAAGCTCGGCTGGGAAGCCGACGGCACGACGGCAAACGCCGCCAGGCACACGGCCACCAACAAGCAGCAGCAGCTTAGACGACGACCCAGCAGCTGCATCGCCGTCGTGGTCGCCATGGCTTGCTGCTAATTAAGGTAGCTCTGCTAGGAGCTAGGGTTTTAATGTGTTTGCTGTCGATGGTGACCTCACAGCCACAGCTGAGGCTATCTTATATATAGCTCGCCAGCAGGGAAGAGAGATGAGCCGGCCGTTGACGTTGACATTATTGGAGTACGCATGCATGATATGGATGGACCTAGTAGTAGTAGGCTAGTAGCTAGCTAGCCTTGAGTCCCGGCTCAGCAACAAATATAATGGATGCATGATGCTGCCATGGAGTACAATGCAATGGAATGCAGTGCAAGCAACATCGTCTGTCCGGCCTAATCAAACTACAAACAACCAATAATACTAGTAACAGTACATCTCTAGCTAGTATACGTGGTTTCTCGTCAATCGCAGCATGCATGCAATGCATGGATGCTACGGTACCTACTCTTCCTACTTGCGGTAATATAATGCATGCAATAATGTCTTCGATCAATTGATTATTCCCATATAGATCGACCAACTTGcattacatatatatatatatagagagagagagagagagagagactgcTGGGCTAGCTGCAGCAGGCAGCAGGTCGGCTACGTTATGCTTCAAGTCAAGTCAAGAATGAAATGCCACGCCATCATTCCCTTCTTTCTCCGCCCAATGCAAGATTACAATACATGCATGCCACTTAATTTCTATACATATTTTCAAGTGGaacttttacatatatatatctgAATCTGATGATCTGATGAAAGGGGCCAGTAAGTCAGAGGTAGAGAGCACAACTGTCGAAGCAGGCTTCATTTTTCTTTATCCGGCTACACGGTTGCTAGCTCCTCCTTGAGCACAAAGCTAGCATGAATTAACTGGCTGCAGACAACTTCTTGTCCAAACGTACGGGATCGTCAATCGTGCTGTCAAAACTCAAAAACTGCTTCATACAAGTACTCGTACTACTTTTAACCGACCACTACTATAATTTTGTTCAAATATTCTTACAGCTAGCACATATAAATCCTCAAGACTTAAACTATACATATATGCTTAGTATATGATCGATAATCTGCAAATTCATTTCAAACTTTTCTCCAAAATTATATAAATTCAGATTCAAAGTTCCCAACTAATAACTCTTGTCCAAAAACGTACCGTCAATTAATAGAAGTACAACACACGCAGGACGTACCAACCTATACTTACTGTCATAACGTACATCATGCACCAATAATAACGAGCTAGGCATTAGCTGCACCTATATACACCCCCGAGCCTAACAGAATGCATCCACAGTCTAATAACTAACGCTAGTCCACAGCCCAGTGTTGCACCCCTTAAGTTTACTGTAGCTCCACCCCTGCCGGCCGTAATGGAACGTCGTCCGCACGCTAGCTAGCAGCTAGCTAGTACACAGTTTTTTCCCTGCTTATACTAAGCGGTAGAGCATGACTGATATATGATAAAAAAAAAGAATGCAAGTTCGTACGTGCACGTAGTATATATCCTATGTATATGGATGAGTTTTATCTAACACGTGCATATAGCCATCCTCATCGTTAGTATACCACCATACGTATATCTACATATTCATTTATCAACTTGAATATATTCATATACAAATTCTAAGGCGCTTCTTCAAATGGATATATACGATTTTTTAATAAAAATATCCCTactttttaaatatattatgaCTCTACGTTAGTACATGTATATAAAAATGAGAATATCTGCATACTCTACGTATATACCATTATAGATGATCTATTATGATCGTATATACTCACGGACGCGCGCACACAAGTAATAAAACAAAGAGTGAGTATGTAgcgtgcatatatatatatatatatatatatatatatatatatatatatatatatatatatatatgtgaagGATCGAGTATCACACATTTCTTTTTCCCAACACAAattaacatatatatatttaccaATCAGTTGAGCTTAATTTCTTCCAGCTTCTCATTACATGCATATACACGGTCACGTGTGCATGGTCGGGTATATATAGGAACGTACGTTGTACTGCGTAGTAGCACACTAGCAATCTCACACACACATTGttgattaattatttaattatttCATGCATGCACACGGCACGGATCTATCATATCGGATCAGCAGCATGCATGCCAACAACAACAAGCTAGACGCGATCCAATTAAGAGGCGAATGTGGTGATGACGCCGGCGCCGCGTCGGAACCTGGAGACGGCGCAGTCCGTCGTGAAGAGACCCGACGACAGGTACTTGTGTGCGCCGCCCATGATGGGCATCTTCGCCTTGATGTCCAGCTTGGTCACGTAGCCAGGGCGGTAGGTCTGCCCCAGCACGCCGTCCACGTCCTTGCTGAGGTCCTGGAACTGGAAGCCCAGGTCCAGGTGCACCAGGCTGTCCCTCCCCGTCTTGCCGTACTTGTGAATCCGGTCGTCCTCCTCCGTGATGGGCACGGCGTTGGCCGAGATGCTGAACATGCCGTCGAGCTCCACCGTGACGGTGTTCACGTACTTCATGCGCCTCACGGAGAGGCCGGGCAGGGCCTCGGACACCCAGCGGGCGTTCTTGATGGCGTCGTCGATGTCCACGGGCTCCCCGTTGAAGATGATCTGGATATGGTCTTCATCCTCATCCCACTCGACGGCCTTGCGGGCGCCGATGtagaggcggtggccggcgccgaAGGTGACGCCCAGGGCCTGCACCCACGTGAAGTCGCGTTTCAGGTCCGGGTTGTGGTTGCCGATGAAGTGGGCGTTGATGTGGAGGTCGGCGTCGGAGACGATGCAGAAGTTCTCGTCTTTCTTGCCGTGGAAGTAGAAGGtgttgccgtcgccgccggtgaagcGAGGGTCGCCGCAGGAGGTGCCCGGGAAAATATCGCACTCTAAGAATTGCATTATATCATTGCTtgctgagagagagagagagagagagagagagagagatatgcATACCGCAGAAGCTTAGGCAGTAGGAGCAGAAGACGATGCACTGGTTGGGGCATCGCTTTGGGCAGCCGACGTAGCAGCCGGCCGGGTTGTCCTTGTCCACGCAGGTCACCTCGTAGTTGCGCTTGTGCCCAAAGTTCTTGCTCATAGTCAGGGTCACGAACTTGGACTTGTTACCAGGGGGCAGCCGCCCACCTGATCTCGACGCCGGCTCGGGAGGCggaggccccgccgccgccgaggccacGCTGCACGACGACAACGCAGCAAGCGCCACCGCCAGGCACAGTAGCTGCTCCGCCATGCCTGTGCGCCTCGCCATGATGGTTCTAGCTTCTTGCTTGTTCCTCGAGCACTGCCTGGCCCGGCTGGCTACCTGCTGGTTGCGGAGATGGTCGACCGGGGCTCGCTCTGGGGCTCCGGGCTGGCGTTCTTATGGGAGGAGGGCCAGAGAGTCAGAGAGATGCATGCATGCCACTACTAGACACTCTAGACGCCTTGACTTGCTGTGTCTCACTCTGAGCAGCTACTAGCTAGCTAGGAGTTGCTTACAAGTTACAACCAAGTGGACCAATGCAACTAACCTATCGAGGCCAATTAAGTGGCGAGTAAATGCATGCATGCCTTACTTGGGAAGTCGCGTACACGGGGGCAAAGTGGCAACTACATATATACTGCAATAGTAGTACCTATTTGGACATTAAAAAAAAGTTCCGCTATGTATTTTTACTTGCAATACCTATAACAATGAATTATTCAAAATAGAGAAAAGTAAGAGTGATATATAaaagagtaaaatgcaccaTCGGTGCTCAAATTTGGTTCGGAGTGTTATCTGATCCTCAAATTTTTAAAATGCACATTCAAGATCCGTAAATGCACCATCGAACATGCATGAGTGGAAAATTTCAACACTTTGTTGATCGCTAAATTGTGATGTGAGAATTTCATCAAATCTCCATCAATCAATAAATAGCTAGATCTTAGATTCCGtttggatccaagtgctaaACTTTGGCACCAGCTCATCCAAACGGGAGTGCTAATGGgatgggctaaactttagcatgtGTATGAGTGCTAATAtggactaaagtttagcactcaaATTTAACTCATCCAAACGGACCCTTAATCTAATATGATGATCATGGAACATATATAATTGACCAATTTAAGCAGcgggatggatggatggatggatggatgcatTCGACCCTACGCGCGCGCCTGGACAGTACTGTACAAGGAGATCCATGCATGCTTCCATGTTACTCTACGTTGGAGTACCTGCCTTCTAGCTTAGCTTGTGTGCGGGCGTATGTGTTGCAAGGAATTGAAGATCGAGCTAGGAAAAAAAAAGGTCGACTCATCAGTTCCAGTGTATACACGTACCAGCTGTAATATAATAATTGCATTCCTACGTTTTTAATTAAGATGCTTACCATCAATCGCTAGATACCCTTAATAATGGGCAAATATTATTTCCCCTGATGCCATTGAGAAACCTAGTATTATGTTGTGTATAAATAGTACGTATCCGTATTTTCTGAATTGATCACACacaatattttttaaaaagaaTAAATCTACGCTGGATTGTCTGCTCTTCCGTTCACGAACCAGTTGAATATGTAATTTGGCagaaaaaagaaagaataaTCAAATATTCAGGTATATCTTTTCATGTTTACATTAAATCTGACCCGTCGGTTTTACAAATCTAATAGCTCAAAATTTAGTTGCAGGGGTGTATATGGGCTCACCAAATAAAAGGCTTAATTATATTATTTCTTCCATGTTATGAGTCGCATGTACGTATCTCATCATCACTTCTCACAAAGCATTCATGCATGGATGTTTATATGTTATGGGTGTGTTTGGTTAGTTGGTTAGTTCTAGCCTGGCTAGAAAACTAAGCCAGGCTAGACTTCACCAGGCTTAATGAGTACATTCATCCATGTTTGGTTTGGCTGGCTACAGGTAGCCTGTATGGTCTAGCTTGTGTAGAAATTGATAGGATGATCCTGTATTGGATATCGGTGAACGTACCATCTCTCTTCCTCCCATCCTCGCGCCACAAACTCGAGGTGACTGCCGGCGGCGCAGGGGAGGCGTGGAGAAATCCGCCTCCGCTAATTGAGCCCCAGGGCGGCCGAATGAAGCTCCGCCGCCCGTGAATCCCTTCCTTGTCGAGAGCTCGTGAACCTCCCTGTACATGGCGAATCGAGCTACGAGAGCTCCCGCCATGGACGCTGCCAAGGAGCATGGGTGCCACTCATCACAGCGAGCTAGCGGCAACAGCTCTCGCTGCCACCTCTGAGAAGCTTGCAGCCCCTACCGAGCAAGCTAGCAATCAGAGCAGCCCCCAGCGCTGCGTCTCGTCTCTGCCGCCGTGCAAGCAAGAGGCGCGCCGCGGGAAGTCAGGGAAGGAGGTGGGCGGTGGATGCACGGGAGGTGATTCGATGCGCAGAGTTGAGCAGCTACGGCTTAGCTAAGCCTGGCTCGTGGCAGGCTAAGGGTCTTGTACATGCATCCAAACGCGAGTTGGGTGGCTATCGGGAGCCTGGTTTGGGGTTGGCCACCCAACCAAACAGGCGCTATGTGAATGTACACAATGCAAGACAATCGATCAATATTTTTTGGCTTAATTATTATTCCCTGTGCATGGCacgggtcggcggcggcggcccgccatttatatgtatgtatgtatgtatgtatgtatgtatgtatatgtGCGTGTTAATTTATTAGTAGGCGAATGTGGTGACGCCGTTGCCGGCGGTCCGGCGGAATCTAGAGACGGCGCAGTCCGTGGAGAAGAGACCATCCTTGGAGAGGTACTTTGGTGCGCCGCCCATGATGGGCATCTTCGCCTTGATGTCCACCTTGCTGACGTAGCCAGGGCGGTAGGTCTGCCCGAGCACGCCGTCGACGTCCTTGGTGAGGTTGTGGAACTGGAAGCCCAGGTCCAGGTGCACCAGGCTGTCGCCCTCCGTCCTGCCGTACTTGTGGATCCGATTGTCCTTGTCGGTGATGGGCACGGCGTTGGCCGAGATGCTGAAGACGCCGTCCAGCTCCACCATAACGGTGTTGACGGTGTCCATGCGCATGACGGAGAGGCCGGGCAGGGCCTTGGACACCCAGCGGGCCTTCTTGACGGCGTCGATGTCGACAGGTTCCGCATCGAAGGTGATCTGGACGTGGTCCTCGTCCTCATCCCACTCGACGGCCCTGCGGGCGCCAATGtagaggcggtggccggcgccgaAGGTGATGCCCAGGGCCTGCACCCACGTGAAGTCGCGCTTCAGGTCCGGGTTGTGGTTGCCGATGAAGTGGGCGTTGATGTGGAGGTCGGCGTCGGAGACGATGCAGAAGTTCTGGTCCTTCTTGCCGTGGAAGTAGAAGGtgttgccgtcgccgccggtgaagcGAGGGTCGCCGCAGGAGGTGCCGGGGAAGATGTCGCACACTACAAGATTAGATAAATCAATCAGAATTTCAATCGGAACCCGGATAATCAATGTCTCGTGTGATCACGGTAGGACCAGCACAAAATTGACGGTAAATTTATATTACCCGTAGTAATGCATTGACACCGTGTGCTAGTTGAATAAAATGTGAATTGAATCGAAGATATTAAAGAAGAAATTAAAGGCGTACGTACTGCAGAAGCTGAGGCAGTATGCGCAGAAGACGAGGCACTTGTTGGGGCATTCCTTTGGGCATCCGACGTAGCAGTCCGGGCCGCCCTCGTCGGAGCAGGACACCTGGTAGTTGCGCTTGTGCCCGAACGCCTTGGGTGTCAGGGTCACGAACTTGGAGTTGCGCGGGGGAAGCCGCCCCGACGGCCTCGGCTGCGGCGTCCCTCCTGCTTGCCCCGCTGCCGAGGCCACGCCGGCGCACACCAGGAGCGCCACCAGCACCAGGTTGCAGCCAGCAGCAGCAAGGGACCTGCCGCGCCTCGCCATTATCATCGATCAGCAGAGACCTGCCTGCAGTTTAGCTAGCTAGGTAGGTAGGTCTCTTGCGGTCGATCGATCCATCTGCTCTGCTGGCCTGGGATTCTTATGCATGCATTGCATGGTGACCCGCGTTGAGCTGAAGTGGAGGTCAAGCGGCTTACATGGGAAGTCGCGTATGAGGGGACAAAGTGACAGACAGATCTCCGGCGGGCCGGCCGGCCAGCTGTAAAGAACCAAAATAAAACTGGTACCCTACTCCATTCAGGCGAATTGATAGCTCGTCGTCAACCCTACTACTCGAGATCAGCAGCAGTCCCTTTTTGTTTTGCTTCGGGTAAGTGTGTTATGGGCCGGATTATTTATCGATCACGGCATGGGCCTGCCGACTCACGCTGCTGGGCCAAACCATCATATCGGTCGTCATCCGTGCAAGCTGGGCCCAAGAGAACTCTGTGCTTTATAATTTGCAAACGATCGTTTTGTTTTCATCCGTTATCAACAAAAAGACCATCTAGCAATCACCAAGTGGAATTCTTCTCGTCCATTGCAGAGTAAAAGAATTTATTTACAACACATGTGCCAACCAAAATACGCAAACCATCTTTCGGGTGATTTTTAAGTCACCTTTTGAACTAATAGCAATTTAACACGCCAGCAttgaaaaataaaaagaaaaaagcGAGTATTTTCACCCGGGAGAAGAAAAAAGCGTGCACCACAAAAAATGAGTGTAGaaaggattatatatatatcattCAGAAAATAAATCATCAGCTAGCAAGTAGCCCTGCTAATGGGCTGAACCCGCCCCTCACCTGCCCCAACCTAATTTTTTTGAAAATCAAATGCCAACCCATTTAGCACGGCGTTACGGGCGTGATTGGTTGTCTTCTCCAAGGAGCAAGGAGCCTGGCTCGCATTAGAGCGCCAGGCCCCCGGTAGTCTGGCTGTGTGCATGCAATTGGGGTTTGTCAGGCCAGTGGGAGATGATGTTTGGTTGCATGAATGCACAGCCAGATTTAAATTCAGATGCAAGATCAGGTTGTTTGGTTGGCTGGATGCAAGTTGGTTTTGTTACCTCTTGCATGGAGTGGTGAGGTTACCAACAAGCAGTATAAGAGTTCTCATAGCTAGTTTTAAGGCAATATTACAtcatttttttaataaaaaataCAATGGCTGGAGCTTGAACTAGTACCATTGCATGCAGGACTACTATTATGGCATCTTTACGTGTAAACGCAGTCTTGTTCATGTTGGATGTAGCAGCTGTAACCTTTGTTTCATCTTGCTGGCCGTAGAACGCTGCGAAGGCTTCTTCCCTTGTTCTGTATTTTTTGTAGCAAGCACCACTGAAGCCGTCTACTTGAACACGGCAAACCTGACATAGCTGCTGGCTATATAGTTAGCAAGAGAAAACATTCATCATATGCATTTTACAACTATGGTCAGGAAAAGGAACATATTCAAAAATATGTAAAGAGCCATAAATAGATAAACATATCATCATTGGCAATGGGCATATGCTCAGCTTGAATGAAGGAAAACAATTGCAATGCACATATCATCAGCTCAACACAACATCATTGGCAATGGGCATATGCTCAGTTCAACACAATAATATCAAAAGCAATGAAATAAGCACATGAGCAGTCTTCCATGACATCACATCCAATGATACTGGTTGATCCAGCAAAAGTGTCCAATGCACATCAGCTAACTCACAATTGAGTTACACATCTCTAAGGGCTTCCAGTAGCAGCTGTGACACTATCATTTATAATCAATTAGTAACTATATGATATAGTTAGTAAAAGAGAGAAAGTTAGCTGCACAAAAGAGTGCAGGATCAGATCAACTGCACAAGTGAAGGCAAGAGGAGATATGTGCAGAACCAGCCACCATGAGTGCATCATCCTCAATGCTCAAGATTAGCCACCATCAGAGCTCAAGGCTCACTGCACAAAAGAAGGCACTTGCAGATCAGCAGGCTAACTGCACAAAAGAAACCACCATCTGATCAGCAGGCTCACTGCACAAAAGATGGATCAATCAGAAATAGAGGACCACCCTCTGCATGTAGTAGTGCTTGGTCAAGTAGGACCTTAGCCACAACACACTGTGAGAGTCATTCATCTTGACAAATGCAGTATCCTGAGCCTTGTTGTCAAGCAGATGGTTGTAGGCAGCCATCAATGCTTCATCAGTGAAGCCAGGTATGAACATGACAGCACCATAGAGCTCAGGGTGGGAATTCTCAACCTTGGTCTCTGCATCTGTTCACTGCATCTGTCATGCCAGTTAGGACAATAATGTTCCCCTCACTAAGcatgcacctcctcctcttGTTGCCAACCTCAGATGGTGACCCACTACCAGCACCATCACCAGCATGTGTTTTGGTTGCCTCAGCAGTACCACCAGTAGCAACACCAACATCAGAATCCACATTAAGTGTGCTCTCAGCAAAGTCAGATGGGGATCCCAACGGCTCACTAGACCCATGGCAAACTTGCCTGTTGCCTGCCCATTGCCAAATATGATCTGCATCTGCTGGTAGTTCTCAATGGGCTTGTTCAGTACGTCAGCATCCTTAGGGTGTGCCTAAAATGCATTTTTAGAAGTCAGAATCTAAAgaagatatataaataaaacATGAATGCAACAGCCTATATTAGCAGGTCAACACACCTTCACATGCCCCTTGTAGTGCTCCTCCTCCAAAGTGATCATGGAGGTGTCCTCATCCCACAAAGTACCACTAAGTTCTCTAAGTTTGGTTACTCTTACCCACCTCTGCCTCCACTTCCTCAGGTGGTTGTACACCTGGGTGCTAGTAACCTCATTGCCTGAAAACTCTTGCAGAGCCTTGGCAACGTGGTTGAGGTGTACTTCTTTGAAACCTCTATCAGTTCTCACCCCATTTGAGATCAGCTGGCACATGCGGTGAAGCATAAATCCTGACATGGCATTGGTCCACCTCATTGCAGCCCTAGGCGGCTgcccagcagcaccagcagcctGGCCACCAGCACCACCAGCAGAGCCATCTAAAAAGATCACAATGAGGGCTAGGCTTAAGTGTTTGAACAAAACAGGAAGCATCGTTGACAGCTAACACGTATGCTCATATTAATAACAGAGTCATCATTGGATGGACAGATTTGCTCAAGATTATAAAAAATGCATCATTGGCATGGACAAGTTTGCTTGTATTAATAAAAAATGCTTGGACAAGTTTGCTCAGATTAATAAAACATTCATCATTGGCATGTACAAGTTTGCTCAGATTAATAAAACATTCATCATTGGCGTGGACAAGTTTGTCAGATTAATAAAAAATGCATCATTGGCATTGGACAAGTTTGCTCAGATTAATAAATTATGCATCACTGGCATGGACAAGAATGCTCAGATTCATAGCATAACAGCATCACTGGCATGAACAAATGCTCAGATTAACACAGATTCGGAACTGAACCATGATAGAAAACATGGACATGTATGTTCAGCAAAGATTTTTCCATCAACCATGAATACTGGGATTTTTATCACACAAATAGCATCCATAGCACAGCAAAAACATACAAGCGTCGGTCATATATCAGAACATCTATTAGAACACTTAGAAAAGGAGAGGTTCATGCTTTCTTTACCACAACAGGAGCAGCAGAAAGCCAGTCAACGAGCAGATCTGaggggaagagagaaaggagcACCAAATCTGAAGTTCTGCAAAAAAAAGACTCAATCTTCACCATGtcgcataccaaaaatcatgggGATAAAACAAAAATCGAAATAATAGCACCCAGGATAGATCTTTACCTCTAAACAAGCAAAGAACTCTGATCCAGTGGGGGGCTGCACATTTGAGATGATAGAGTTAGAGAATCTAGGGGTAGGAAAACAACAAATCTACACAGGGAAGAAAAAAGGGGTTAGGGTTGCGAACTCACTTGCCTCGCATGCAGCTCGGATTCCTCACGAAATCTCACTGAAATGAAGAACAGAGAAGAGAGGAGCGATTAGGTCTGCTGGTGCATGaagagggaggagaggggaCGAATctgagaggagaggaagaagagcCTACCTGCTGTACGGAGGTGAGAAGGGCGAGTAAGCGAGCAAAACAATGCAAGCTTTGAACATCGTGAAGCTGGGACTTCCAATAAACTCTCGGTACAAGAACGCATACCGCTCTTTACATTATATTGATTTTGCTACTGCATGCTAGGTGACAAACACCTGACGTTATAAGCTAAGCAAATACCTCTAAGTGATAGATAAACATATGATGTTCTGACTTCTAGAAGAGAGATTGGAAGCTGATACAACACATAAAACTAAGCCGACTCATTGAATGAGCCATTTTCTGCATACTTCATGTGATCAAATATGATATTCTTCCACTGAACCTGCATAAGAAAATATATTGTTA
Protein-coding sequences here:
- the LOC112894495 gene encoding uncharacterized protein LOC112894495; this encodes MATTTAMQLLGRRLSCCCLLVAVCLAAFAVVPSASQPSLTVATPSSKNKNTQLKCTNTKTNRTTCTVSCNNRCPHKCLIQCPSCKTFCLCDFYPGVSCGDPRFTGADGNNFYFHGKKDKDFCVVSDAHLHINAHFIGKRNPAMSRDFTWIQALGIRFAHHRLYVGAVKTAKWDAAADHLTIAFDDEDVALPRFVGSRWAPPTAPALSVTRTAQVNTVVVELRGVFRIMANVVPITAEDSRIHNYGVTDDDSLAHLDLGFKFYDLTDDVHGVLGQTYRPDYVNKLDVKSNMPVMGGAPDYLSSGLFSADCAVARFGRRQEAAAASIGGPAIAMVTDDME
- the LOC112894893 gene encoding uncharacterized protein LOC112894893 translates to MARRTGMAEQLLCLAVALAALSSCSVASAAAGPPPPEPASRSGGRLPPGNKSKFVTLTMSKNFGHKRNYEVTCVDKDNPAGCYVGCPKRCPNQCIVFCSYCLSFCECDIFPGTSCGDPRFTGGDGNTFYFHGKKDENFCIVSDADLHINAHFIGNHNPDLKRDFTWVQALGVTFGAGHRLYIGARKAVEWDEDEDHIQIIFNGEPVDIDDAIKNARWVSEALPGLSVRRMKYVNTVTVELDGMFSISANAVPITEEDDRIHKYGKTGRDSLVHLDLGFQFQDLSKDVDGVLGQTYRPGYVTKLDIKAKMPIMGGAHKYLSSGLFTTDCAVSRFRRGAGVITTFAS
- the LOC112894808 gene encoding uncharacterized protein LOC112894808, with translation MIMARRGRSLAAAGCNLVLVALLVCAGVASAAGQAGGTPQPRPSGRLPPRNSKFVTLTPKAFGHKRNYQVSCSDEGGPDCYVGCPKECPNKCLVFCAYCLSFCMCDIFPGTSCGDPRFTGGDGNTFYFHGKKDQNFCIVSDADLHINAHFIGNHNPDLKRDFTWVQALGITFGAGHRLYIGARRAVEWDEDEDHVQITFDAEPVDIDAVKKARWVSKALPGLSVMRMDTVNTVMVELDGVFSISANAVPITDKDNRIHKYGRTEGDSLVHLDLGFQFHNLTKDVDGVLGQTYRPGYVSKVDIKAKMPIMGGAPKYLSKDGLFSTDCAVSRFRRTAGNGVTTFAY